The Cyanobacteria bacterium GSL.Bin1 DNA window GATCGTGAAGTAACAGTAACAGCTGGCGGCCAGGCGTACAACTTTGCCTTTGGCAGCACCAATGGCTGGGATGATGTCGTGCTGCCCGATATTTCCCTAGGAGCAGGGACTCAATCAATTCAGGTTGAATTCATCAAAGGCGGATTTGACTTTAACTACTTTGATATTGTTCCAACGGGCACGGCGACAACGAACACCGCCCCGACCACCACCGGCCTTGCCGATGTTAGTGTCATCGAAGGCGCAGCTAATACCGACATTGCGCTGTTTGATGCGTTCGAGGATGCTGAGAGCACTGATACGGAGCTGACTTATGCGGTCGTGGGGAATACTAATGCAGCCCTGTTCGACGCCGTTACTATTAATGCGGCAACCGGCACCTTGTCCTTGGACTATGCAGCCACCGGCACGGGTACCAGCGACCTCACCGTCTCGACTACCGATCCCCAGGGACTCTCAACTCAAACCACTTTCACGGTCACGGTAACCGATCCCACCGTCAATACCGCCCCGATTACCAGCGGCATTGCCGATGTCACCGTCACGGAAGGAGCCACGAACACGGTTATCTCGCTGTTTGATGCCTTTGATGATGCTGAAAGTGCCGATGCCGAGTTAACCTATGCGGTGACAAACAACACCAATGCCGCGCTGTTTGAGACCTTAAATATTAACCCGGTCACCGGCACATTAAGCCTGGAGTATACCGCCACGGGCACAGGCACCAGCGACCTGACCGTTACCGCCACCGACCCCGAGGGGCTTGCTGTTGATACGACCTTCACGGTCACGGTGAACGAAGCTCCCGTCGTGACCTCTCAGCGGGTCGAAGCCGAGGCTTATGTTGCCTTTGTCGATTCCAGTGCTGGTAATGATGGCGATACCACGCAATTTACCGATGACGTTGATGTCTACGTCACTGATGATGCAACAGGCGAGTTTCACATCGGCAAAATCGCCAACGGTGAGTCACTGACCTACAGTGTGGATATTGCAACGGCTGCAGTGTATGACCTAGTGCTCCGGGTTGATAACAACCGCAGTTCTGATCGTGAAGTAACAGTAACAGCTGGCGGCCAGGCGTACAACTTTGCCTTTGGCAGCACCAATGGCTGGGATGATGTCGTGCTGCCCGATATTTCCCTAGGAGCAGGGACTCAATCAATTCAGGTTGAATTCATCAAAGGCGGATTTGACTTTAACTACTTTGATATTGTTCCAACGGGCACGGCGACAACGAACACCGCCCCGACCACCACCGGCCTTGCCGATGTTAGTGTCATCGAAGGCGCAGCTAATACCGACATTGCGCTGTTTGATGCGTTCGAGGATGCTGAGAGCACTGATACGGAGCTGACTTATGCGGTCGTGGGGAATACTAATGCAGCCCTGTTCGACGCCGTTACTATTGATGCGGCAACCGGCACCTTGTCCTTGGACTATGCAGCCACCGGCACGGGCACCAGCGAGATCACCATCTCGGCTACCGACCCGGAGGGGCTGTCTGTCGAGTCTCCTTTTACCGTCACTGTGATGGGCAACCTTCCCCCAACCACCACTGGGATTGCTGATGTTGTGGATCCCATTAGCACGAGTTCTCGAGACGTTCAACTCTTCCCAGCGTTTGCTGACGATAAAGACCCGGATTACAGTCTCGTCTATGAACTGGTTGGGAATACAGATGCCTCACTGTTTTCTAGCACCTCTATTGATGCCGCCACTGGCATCCTCACTTTAAATTACTCGGGGACAGCTGGCATCTCCACACTCACTGTGCAAGCTACCGATACGGAAGGCTTGTCTACAGATACTAACTTTGTAGTGAATGCCGTTGCGCCGAGTCCTGCCGATGGCGTCATTCGCATTAACGCAGGTGGCGCAGATGTATATGATCCAGCCGGTAACCTCTGGCAGGCTGATACCTCCTTTAGCGGTGGTCAAGTGTTTGATGCCACGGGTCGTCCAATTACGAACGCTGATGACAACTTCAGGTTTGATTCAATATATCAGGTGCAGCGATCAGGCACTGGATTTTCCTATGCTGTTCCGGTTGCTAACGGCACTTATAAAGTAAACTTGCACTTAGCAGAACTAGTCTACGACACCAATGACCAGCGTATCTTTGATGTTTCTTTAGAAGGGGATGTTATCTTCAATGATTTGGATATCTTTGCCAAGACTAAGAACGCTTTCTTGGATGGTAAAGACACGGCTCGGATTCTCCAAATTGAGGAAGAGCTGCCTGCTCCTGGTGATGTGGTGATTGTCGAAGATGGAGTTTTAGATTTTACATTCACTTCAGTCTTAGGCGAAGCAACAATTGCCGGTCTGGAAATCATTCCGGCGACCACGCCGCAGGTCACTATCAAGCCCTCAGGCACAGCAACAAATGTCAGCGAGGATGGACAAACCGATGACTATGAGGTCGTGCTGACGACGCAACCGACCTCCGATGTTACAGTTAACATCGCACCGGATGGTCAGCTCAATACCAGTACATCTAGCCTTACCTTTACACCAGAGAACTGGTTTATGGCTCAGACGGTCACAATTAGTGCGGTCGACGATACACAAGCCGAGGGGATTTATAACGCTACTATTTCACACAGTGTGACTACTGAAGATCCGGCTTATCAGGGCCTGGCTGTGCCGTCAATCAGCGCAACTATTTCTGATAATGATCAGGCTTCACCCATCAGTTTTACGGTTAAGTCAGTGCCGACATTGAATTTGCCGACGCGAGCTACATGGGGGCCAGATGGGCGGCTGTATGTGTCCTCCTTGCGAGGCGATATTGCAGCCTATGAGTTTGATGATGATTACAATATTGTTTCAACTCAAAATATCGAGACAATTGCTCCACTAAGCAACCACGAAATTTTGGGGCTCGCGTTCAATCCTTTTGATACTGAACCTAAGCTTTACGTAGCTCACGCTCACTTGAAGGCTAACGGCGGCACGTCCTTCCCAGTAACCGAATACTCCCCTTACAGCGGACAAGTATCAGTCTTATCCGGGCCAGACTTTTCGACGCTGACACCACTTATTACTGGGATTGGCGTCTCAAACCACGACCACGGCATCAATGGCTTGGACTTTGATAACCAAGGCGACCTGTATGTAGCCGTTGGCGGCAATACCAATGCTGGCATTGTCAGTGATGCTATTGGCGGGTTAGATGAATCACCATTCACCGCAGCAGTCTTAAAGGCAGACATCACCAAAGCTGACTTTAATGGTGCGATTAATTATACCCTGCCCGATGGTTTCTTAGATAACTATTTAGCAGAAAACAACCTGACTTTAGAGGACTTCACATTAGAAGATGGAAAGCTCTTTGACCCATCTGATAGTCAGGTTTTCGGATACGCGGCTAACGTGGTTGAAGGTGTGGACGTATCCGTTTACTCAAGCGGGACACGGAACCCATTCGACATTCTATTTACAACCCAAGGGTCGCTATACGCCACCGACAACGGGGCAAACTTTAATGCCGGGAATGCCTCAACAGGACCGGATACCAAGACAGAGTTAGGAGGTAAACAATTCGATGAACTCCTTCTCCTAAGTGATGGAGGTTACTTTGGGCATCCTAACCGTAATCGTGGCAGAACAGATTCTCGCCAAAACGTCTTCTATGGAACCAATAATCCTTATGAAGAAAGTATTGAAGATGTATTCACAGAACCTATCGGCCTGTTTGGCAAGAACTCAACTAATGGCATGGACGAGTATCGCGCCACAACCTTTGGTGGACAGCTTAGAGGCAATATCCTTGCTCACGAATATAACAGTGAGGTTTGGAATGTTGATTTAACTCCGGATGGAACTCAGGTTGAGGGAATTTCAGATCTCAATGTGATTAACGGATCCAAGGTCGCCGAGGGGTTAGATATCTTGACTGGCCCGGGTGGTGCTATTCTTGGTGTAGATTTGCAGGGCGATTTATTAACTATCGCCATCCCTGATGATCCCAATGCCACTAGCCCCACGGCATACGACATTTTTCCTTGGCGAGCTCCAGCTATCGGTGGAAGCCCATTCATAATTGGTGGCGTAAACTTTGATCCACTAGATACTCAGGTGTTTCTCGGCGGTCAAGAAATCACAGGTCTTGGTGTTTCAGAGCAACGAATTCAAGGAACTATTCCTGACCTTTCGGCACAAACTTCGTCGGTATTAGATGTCAAAGTAGTTAGTGGAGGATTTGAGTCGGTTATTCCTGAAGCTTTCCAGGTACTTAACGCCTAAACTTGCTTTAATCGGGAGCCTCTTCGAGGAAGTTCCCGATTAAGCCACAAGCTTTAATCACAAACCTTGACAGGCCAAATTTAAGAATGTGTACTAAACCTAAACCAAACAGAAACTTTGGTAAAAGTGGTTTCCATGAGTAGCTAAGCATATCCCAAAAATTTAATTGCCCTTGTTTGGCTTGACCTCAACAAGTCATTCTATCAATCTAACTCACAGTAAATACTATTTATCTGACCAAGTATAATTGCCGTTTAGTCTGGTAATCAGAACCATATGAATCTATTAAGGCGTCTACTGTATATTCTACCAGCAACAAAATTCCAGATAGCTCAAATTATTCTTTTATTTATTTTTGCCTCCAGTTTAGAGGTTTTCGGAATTGGAATTATTGGTCCTTTCTTAGGATTAGCCATTAATCCAGGTCAGTTAAACGATTATGCAATACTAAGAACACTGTACGATTCTACTAACATCGATAGTGAAGCTAACTTCATTGCACTTATAGGTTTAGGCGTAATCTTAATTTTTTTACTCAAGTCATTTTTTGCGTGGTACACGCAGGCTCATATCGCAAGGTTCAGTGATGAACAACAAAAACAAATTATAGACAAAATGATAGCTGGGTATTTAGAAGCACCATATATATATCACACGCAGAAAAACACAGCTTCTATAGTAGACACAGTGATTGAGGTTGCCAATACCTTTACATTAGGCACACTCAACCCTCTTCTAACTTCAATAGCTAATATGTTTGTCATGGTGGCTCTTCTCATACTTCTGTTCAGTGCGAGTAGGATTATGATGTTAGTGCTACTGATTATGTTTCTCCCAGTCTTGTTGATGCTTAATCTCTTTAAGGAAAGGGTTCAAAACTGGGGTAAAACAACTAGGCAAAGTAAAGAAAACATTATTAGAATCATTAATCATTCCTTTGGAGGAGTGAAAGAAACGAAAGTCATTGGCTGTGAGGAATACTTTAAATCCCAAATTAAACTACATACTAAAAACTTAAGAGATTCTCATAGTCACTTTGTTAGTTTTAAGATCTTGCCACGTTTCTTAGTAGAGTCCATGATGGTACTCACTGTTGTAGCAATTATTGTTTCTTTTCTAATCATCGGTAGAGATACACAAGAACTTATACCTGTACTAGGTGTATATGCGTTAGCTTCAATTCGAATCTTACCCGCAATAAGCAACACATTAACTGGTTTAGCTATCTTAAAGAATTCGAGTTTTACTGTCAATCAAATATTTTCGGATATCGTTGAACTGGAGCGACTTAATACTGAATTCAAGGGATCGAAGCACTTATTTGCTTCTAGAGGCATGACATCTTACTGTGCTGAACTCTCTCCAAGTTTTACCAAAGCTATCACAGTCGAAGGAGTTTCTTATAGTTATCCTAGCTCTAGTCGATATTCTGTTGAGGACATATCATTCACTATATGCAAAGGAGACTCTATAGCATTTATTGGTAAATCAGGTGCTGGAAAAACTACATTGGTCGATTTATTATTAGGTTTGTTAGTTCCACAAGAGGGCGATATTTTACTAGATGGAAAATCCATTTACGGTAATTTAGAGGCTTGGCAAAAAATTGTAGGCTATATACCCCAAAGCATTTTCCTAACAGATGATACTCTGGAAAAAAATATTGCTTTTGGGGTAGAAGATTCCTACATAAACCATGAAAAGCTATGGCAAGCAATTGAGCTGGCCCAGTTGTCAGAAGTTGTTGAACAGTTACCTAACGGAATTAATACCTTAGTTGGAGAACGGGGTATTCTTCTTTCTGGTGGTCAGAGGCAGAGAGTAGGAATTGCTCGGGCGTTATATCGCGAAAGTGAAATTCTAGTGTTGGACGAAGCCACAGCAGCATTGGATAACGATACTGAAAAATTGATTGCTAAGGCTATTAATTCCCTGAGTGGTCAAAAAACTATCATTACAATTGCTCACAGGCTTTCTACTGTTAAGGAATGTGATCGAATCTATAGACTAGAACATGGAAAAATAGTAGAGCAGGGATCCTATGATGAAGTAGTTTTACGAAAAGCTTCAGCATGAAATTGTATTGAGTGAATCTTTTTATACTTTTGTCAGTCAACCAGGCCCAATGCCACCACCGTCTGATTATTTCAGCATCAGTTAAAGCAGCAAGGAGTAATTGAGGAGTTATTTGAACAAGCAGTCCGTCACTAGGATTACTCCTTCTATTCTACGGTTATTTTTTCGGATTTCATATCAGATTTCGGAACACTTGACAACTTAATTAATTGAGGTACCCATTTTTATTATGACATTTCCTAATTTTTTGATAATTGGTGCAGCAAAATCAGGAACTACGTCTCTTCACTACTACTTAAGTCAACATCCCGAAATCTTTATGACATCCGTAAAGGAACCCAGATTTTTTGCTCTAGAAAATAAAAAACTCGATTTTCAGGGACCAGACAAAGAAATCATTAATTCAACATCGATTACAAATTACAAAGATTATTTATCTCTATTTCATGAAGTGAATGAAGAGAAAGCAATTGGAGAAACATCTCCTTTGTATCTCTACTGTGAGGAAGCCGCAGAGCGAATTAACTTTTACTTGCCTGACGTGAAGCTCATTGCAATTCTCAGAAATCCTATTGATAGAGCTTTTTCTTGCTATACACATCTTCTAAGAGAAGGATACGAGACTCTACCTTTTGTGGAAGCATTGAAGGTTGAAAAATCGAGAATCCTAGATAACTGGCCACATCTCTGGCATTATGTAAATGGTGGTTTTTATTACAAACAACTTGTACCCTACCACAAAATTTTTGGCAGTGAAAAAGTACAGATTTATTTATATGATGAGTTAGTAAAAAATCCTATTCAGCTTCTAATCAAAATATTTGAGTATCTCGAAGTTGACAGCACTTTTACACCAAATCTTTCAAAAAAAAATATTTCAGGTGTTCCAAAAAACCGTTTACTCCATAACATTTTTAATCGAAAAAGTCTTGGGAGAGATATAACAAAATTTATCCTTCCTGAGTCTATAAGGAAACAAATATCTCAGAACGTACAGAAGTGTAATTTAGAAAAAAAGCCTGTAATGACTGATTTTGAAAGAAATACATTGACTGATATATATCGGGAAGATATTCAAAGATTGCAGGGTCTAATCCAGCAAGATTTAACATGTTGGTTATAGACATATTCCTGCTCTGTCACTCTCCGTAAAGACTGATGATTTCTGAATCATGAAATTCTGAGAAGGAGCGCGATGCGCATCGTGCGTGCTTTTCCTCTTCCAAACTAAATCAAGTTAAGGAGCAATAAATGTCATTATTACCAAATTTTTTGATTATAGGAGCTGCGAAAGCCGGAACTACATCTTTATGTCACTATTTGAGTCAACATCCAGAAATATATATAAGCCCAGAAAAAGAACCTCGCTTTTTTTCTCCAGAATTTTATACAAGAGATAATAGCGGTTTAATTAGAAGTCAAATTCGTCAAAAACCAATGTCTCTAGAAGAGTATTATCAATTGTTTAAAGATGTTAAAAATGAGGTAGCCATTGGTGAGGCTAGTACTGAATATCTCTACTATCCAGAGACAGCTCAAAGAATTAAAAATTTAATTCCTAAAGTTAAGCTTATTGCTATCCTTCGTGATCCAGTTGAAAGAGCATTTTCAGCTTACTGCTATCAATTGAGAGATGGCTGCGAAACACTCTCTTTTGAGCGGGCAATAGAAGAAGAAACTTCTAGATTACAGCAAAATTGGCGTCCAGGTTGGTTATACATCAGGGGAGGTTATTACTATTCACAATTGAAACCTTACTTCAACCTTTTTTCTCAAGAACAAATGCGAATATATTTGTTCTCTGATTTTCAACAGAATCCTTCTGAAATTTGTCAGGATATCTTTGACTTCCTTAATGTTGAACCAAATTTTATCATAAAAGATTTAAGTGTTAAAAATATTTCAGAAGTGCCAAAAAGCAAAGCTATAGCAAATTTTTTAAGACAAAAAACTTTACCTAAATCTTTGACAAAAAAGTTTTTACCTGATTTGATATACACTAATACTTCAAAAAAAATAAAGTCGATTTTATTTAAGCCCAAGGTACCTTTAGATAAAAAAATAAGGAAGAAGTTATCTCTTTTATTCGAAAAGGAAGTTCTCAGCCTTGAAAAAGAAATAAATAGAGATTTATCTAAATGGCTATCTTATTAATTTATGCAGGAATATACTTGCACCAAGTGTACCCACCTCATCCAGAGACTTTTGAATAATACTCAGCTCAAACCATTAATCATGGATAAAGAAATATTTGCAAACGAAAGGGTATTTTTTTATTGCGTACAGCCTGAATCGCCTCCTAAGGCTGCTTGTCAATATTACAATGCTGCATATCATCATTCGGCTATTTCTATTGCTGAAGGTCTGAAAGAGCTTGGTGTTGAATTTTACTCAAATATTAACTACTGGCGAATTTCTCCAGATCAAGATGATTATTTATTTAATTATAATCCTGAAGTTACACTTCAAGACTGTTCAATCGTAGTAATTAGCTTGCCTTGGTTTTTGAGGGGACAGCCATTTCCACAGGAGCTATTTCATTGTAATCGTAATTATAAAGTAGTTTATATTGACAGAGAAGATGGTTTAAAGACTTTTTCATGGGGTCCGAAATTTAGGCAATTTGATTTAATACTAAAAACACATTATTGTTATGGTGATTGGTACCCTAACAATGTTAAGCCTTGGGCATTTGGGCTCACAAATAGAATTCTTAATGTAGCCAAAGTAAACGACTTAGCTTTTGATAAAAGAAAAAAAAGCATCCTTTTTAATTTCCGGATGAAGAAGAATTCACATACGTTGCGAAAGAAAATTTATAAAAAATTTGTACCTAAAGTCTCTACTGTATTATCCATAGATTCAACTATAGAGCAACTTAGCAAGAAACCTACAATCCCTCTTGAAAAGCTACTCTGGGAGCAAACTGGTAAGCGTCATAATAATAGTTACTATAAGCGTTTAGGTCAGACTCAAGCGTGTGCTTGCTTTGGAGGATACTTTGTCAATTCGTGGCCCCGTGATCAAGGATGTTACCTAAGCCGACTACAAGAGCGAATTATTGCCAAACTAGGTTTAGAAACAAATCGAATTGTTCAATGGGATAGTTGGCGATTATGGGAGTCTTTTGCCTTAGGATGCGCAACTTTTCATGTTGACTTTGAAAAATATGGATTACTACTTCCTATAATGCCACAAAATTGGCATCATTACATTGGTATCGATTTAAAGTCTATCAATACAACAACTCAAATCATTATGGAAAATCCCGAATTAATTAAGCAAATAGCTACTCAAGGTCAAGCATGGGCAATTAAAAACTATAGTCCTGTTCCAGTTGCAAAAAGATTTTTAAATACAGTCTTGAGTTTATGAAATTAAACATAGATTGATGATACTCTAAAGAATAATGATTAAAGAATATGAAACGTAATATATTAGTGAGTATTATTATTAATAATTATAATTATCAAAGGTATTTACCTGAAGCAATTGATAGTGCCCTAAAGCAAACTTATCATAATATAGAAGTAATAGTGGTCGATGATGCTTCTACAGATAATTCTCGGCAGGTAATTGCTAGATATGAAGATCAAATTCTCTCCATACTGCGTCCAACGAACGGTAAACAAGCTGCTGCTCTTAACGATGGTTTTAACGCTAGCCAAGGGGAAATAATTATTTTTCTCGATGCCGATGATTATCTATTTAGTAATGCAGTAGAACGCATTGTCACAGCTTGGCAAGAAAGAACGGCTAAAATACATTATCGTCTGCAAGTTGTTAATAATTTAAGCCAATCCTTAGGGTACTGTTATCCTCCCGATACAGTCTCTTTAGCCGAGGGAGAAGTATGGCAAGATTTGTTAGAAACAGGGGGTTATGTTAGTGTTCCGATGAGCGGAAATGCTTACAGTCATGAAACCTTAAGTCAGCTATTTCCTATTCCAGACCAATATAAGTTAACTGCTGATGATTATCTCAAGATTTCTATTCCTTTTTATGGCAAAGTGCTTAAAATTGATGAACCTTTAGGTGCTTATCGTATACACAACAGTAATCAATGGGCTTTATCAAGCGTTACAGGCAGTCGTTTTCGCCGATTTGTCAATCATGATTTACAAAATTATGCTTTGTTAGTAGAAAAAGCAAAGCAATTTAAACATAAATTGCCAGAAGATTTAGAAACGCGATCGCTAGGTCGAATATGGTCGCGTTTAGCTTCATTACGCTTAGAGCCTGAACAACACCCCATTGCCACTGATAGCTCTCTAAAACTTGCAGTCTGCGGAATTAAGGCATTATGGCAATATTCCAACCATAATTTACCTAAACGCCTAATTTACACAGTTTGGTTGCTCTGCGTAAGTTTACTGCCCTTATCTATGGCTAAACAGG harbors:
- a CDS encoding ATP-binding cassette domain-containing protein encodes the protein MNLLRRLLYILPATKFQIAQIILLFIFASSLEVFGIGIIGPFLGLAINPGQLNDYAILRTLYDSTNIDSEANFIALIGLGVILIFLLKSFFAWYTQAHIARFSDEQQKQIIDKMIAGYLEAPYIYHTQKNTASIVDTVIEVANTFTLGTLNPLLTSIANMFVMVALLILLFSASRIMMLVLLIMFLPVLLMLNLFKERVQNWGKTTRQSKENIIRIINHSFGGVKETKVIGCEEYFKSQIKLHTKNLRDSHSHFVSFKILPRFLVESMMVLTVVAIIVSFLIIGRDTQELIPVLGVYALASIRILPAISNTLTGLAILKNSSFTVNQIFSDIVELERLNTEFKGSKHLFASRGMTSYCAELSPSFTKAITVEGVSYSYPSSSRYSVEDISFTICKGDSIAFIGKSGAGKTTLVDLLLGLLVPQEGDILLDGKSIYGNLEAWQKIVGYIPQSIFLTDDTLEKNIAFGVEDSYINHEKLWQAIELAQLSEVVEQLPNGINTLVGERGILLSGGQRQRVGIARALYRESEILVLDEATAALDNDTEKLIAKAINSLSGQKTIITIAHRLSTVKECDRIYRLEHGKIVEQGSYDEVVLRKASA
- a CDS encoding sulfotransferase, yielding MTFPNFLIIGAAKSGTTSLHYYLSQHPEIFMTSVKEPRFFALENKKLDFQGPDKEIINSTSITNYKDYLSLFHEVNEEKAIGETSPLYLYCEEAAERINFYLPDVKLIAILRNPIDRAFSCYTHLLREGYETLPFVEALKVEKSRILDNWPHLWHYVNGGFYYKQLVPYHKIFGSEKVQIYLYDELVKNPIQLLIKIFEYLEVDSTFTPNLSKKNISGVPKNRLLHNIFNRKSLGRDITKFILPESIRKQISQNVQKCNLEKKPVMTDFERNTLTDIYREDIQRLQGLIQQDLTCWL
- a CDS encoding sulfotransferase; protein product: MSLLPNFLIIGAAKAGTTSLCHYLSQHPEIYISPEKEPRFFSPEFYTRDNSGLIRSQIRQKPMSLEEYYQLFKDVKNEVAIGEASTEYLYYPETAQRIKNLIPKVKLIAILRDPVERAFSAYCYQLRDGCETLSFERAIEEETSRLQQNWRPGWLYIRGGYYYSQLKPYFNLFSQEQMRIYLFSDFQQNPSEICQDIFDFLNVEPNFIIKDLSVKNISEVPKSKAIANFLRQKTLPKSLTKKFLPDLIYTNTSKKIKSILFKPKVPLDKKIRKKLSLLFEKEVLSLEKEINRDLSKWLSY
- a CDS encoding glycosyltransferase family 1 protein; its protein translation is MDKEIFANERVFFYCVQPESPPKAACQYYNAAYHHSAISIAEGLKELGVEFYSNINYWRISPDQDDYLFNYNPEVTLQDCSIVVISLPWFLRGQPFPQELFHCNRNYKVVYIDREDGLKTFSWGPKFRQFDLILKTHYCYGDWYPNNVKPWAFGLTNRILNVAKVNDLAFDKRKKSILFNFRMKKNSHTLRKKIYKKFVPKVSTVLSIDSTIEQLSKKPTIPLEKLLWEQTGKRHNNSYYKRLGQTQACACFGGYFVNSWPRDQGCYLSRLQERIIAKLGLETNRIVQWDSWRLWESFALGCATFHVDFEKYGLLLPIMPQNWHHYIGIDLKSINTTTQIIMENPELIKQIATQGQAWAIKNYSPVPVAKRFLNTVLSL
- a CDS encoding glycosyltransferase, which translates into the protein MKRNILVSIIINNYNYQRYLPEAIDSALKQTYHNIEVIVVDDASTDNSRQVIARYEDQILSILRPTNGKQAAALNDGFNASQGEIIIFLDADDYLFSNAVERIVTAWQERTAKIHYRLQVVNNLSQSLGYCYPPDTVSLAEGEVWQDLLETGGYVSVPMSGNAYSHETLSQLFPIPDQYKLTADDYLKISIPFYGKVLKIDEPLGAYRIHNSNQWALSSVTGSRFRRFVNHDLQNYALLVEKAKQFKHKLPEDLETRSLGRIWSRLASLRLEPEQHPIATDSSLKLAVCGIKALWQYSNHNLPKRLIYTVWLLCVSLLPLSMAKQAITWFYAPHLRPKLVNHTLSQIRALVSSPNCEKG